The stretch of DNA ACCAGGGCTTGCATGCGCTCGTCACTCACCGCGTAGCCAGCTTTTTTTATAAGAAAGGGAATTTTTTCATTGCGCGGTTGATCAGTCAGGCGTCCAGATTTCTTACGGGGATAGAGATCCATCCTGGGGCGGCCATAGGTAAGGGGTTTTTTATCGACCACGGCATGGGCGTGGTGATCGGAGAGACCGCGATCATCGGCGATAACGTGCTTATATACCAGGGGGTAACTCTGGGAGGAACCGGGATGGAAAAAGGCAAACGCCATCCCACTATCGGAAACAACG from Candidatus Omnitrophota bacterium encodes:
- the cysE gene encoding serine O-acetyltransferase; translated protein: MLTIIIILIIIAGIKVYAISRLFADEINVIKQRDPAARSDLEIIMLYQGLHALVTHRVASFFYKKGNFFIARLISQASRFLTGIEIHPGAAIGKGFFIDHGMGVVIGETAIIGDNVLIYQGVTLGGTGMEKGKRHPTIGNNVVIGGGAKILGDITIGDNSYIGANAVVIKDVPVNSTVVGVPGRITK